The Sulfurimonas lithotrophica genome includes a region encoding these proteins:
- a CDS encoding outer membrane beta-barrel protein, producing the protein MKFFLVLVFVFTLSYADRDGGPYLGYGYGSSEYKSGGLYSSMKDEKAKAEYFYGGAYINKHLSVELGYVKLKDGGYKVNDTVSLNHTLYTVSTLAHYAFFDDIWDFYAKFGAGYAKSFGEQGFSFVYGAGTSVRFSELFSVKLAYDIYEFGFDESQNGSADYKQRIYYPYIGVEFQF; encoded by the coding sequence ATGAAATTTTTTTTAGTTTTAGTTTTTGTATTTACCCTTAGTTATGCAGATAGAGACGGTGGTCCATATTTGGGTTATGGATACGGAAGTTCTGAATATAAAAGCGGCGGATTATACAGCTCTATGAAAGATGAAAAGGCTAAAGCCGAGTATTTTTACGGCGGAGCATATATAAATAAGCATCTATCGGTAGAACTTGGATATGTAAAACTCAAAGACGGTGGGTATAAAGTCAATGATACAGTAAGTTTAAATCATACCCTTTATACTGTGTCAACATTAGCACATTATGCTTTTTTTGATGATATATGGGATTTTTACGCTAAGTTCGGAGCAGGCTATGCAAAGTCTTTTGGTGAACAAGGTTTTAGTTTTGTTTATGGTGCGGGTACATCTGTAAGGTTTAGCGAACTTTTTAGCGTTAAACTTGCTTATGATATTTACGAATTTGGTTTTGACGAGTCACAAAACGGTTCGGCTGATTATAAACAACGTATATATTATCCGTATATAGGTGTGGAGTTTCAGTTTTAA
- the tlyA gene encoding 23S rRNA (cytidine-2'-O)-methyltransferase TlyA: MRLDNYLVENGFVDSRSKAQNIIKNSFVSVDAKIVKKSSFSVDANSVVEVAEHDNYVSRAAYKLKYFLEELNLDLKDSICLDIGSSTGGFTQVLLENSVMSVDAVDVGKSQLHKSLLEDKRVNSYESCDIREFKSEKRYDLVVSDVSFISLLNILDDVERLASSKIILLFKPQFEVGRDVKRDKHGVVLDEKAIALAMENFESRCKEKGWNLIQKSPSKITGKEGNLEYCYYFDK, encoded by the coding sequence ATGCGCTTAGATAATTATCTGGTTGAGAATGGTTTTGTAGATAGCCGTTCAAAAGCGCAAAATATTATAAAAAACTCTTTTGTTAGCGTAGATGCAAAGATAGTAAAAAAAAGCTCTTTTAGTGTAGATGCAAACTCTGTTGTTGAAGTGGCAGAACATGATAACTATGTAAGTCGCGCTGCTTATAAACTAAAGTATTTTTTAGAAGAGTTGAATCTGGATTTAAAAGATAGCATCTGCTTAGATATAGGATCATCTACGGGTGGATTTACTCAGGTTCTATTAGAAAACTCTGTTATGAGTGTAGATGCAGTGGATGTAGGAAAATCTCAACTGCATAAGTCACTTTTAGAAGATAAAAGAGTAAACTCCTATGAGAGTTGCGATATAAGAGAATTTAAGAGTGAAAAAAGATATGATTTAGTAGTCAGTGATGTCTCTTTTATATCTCTACTTAATATTTTAGATGATGTAGAAAGACTTGCATCTAGTAAAATCATACTTTTATTTAAACCGCAGTTTGAAGTGGGACGTGATGTTAAACGTGATAAACACGGAGTAGTACTGGATGAAAAGGCTATTGCATTAGCTATGGAGAACTTTGAGAGTAGATGCAAAGAAAAAGGATGGAATCTAATTCAAAAATCTCCATCAAAAATAACTGGTAAAGAGGGTAACTTAGAGTATTGTTATTATTTTGATAAGTAA
- a CDS encoding type II toxin-antitoxin system RelE/ParE family toxin, whose amino-acid sequence MIKSFKCKYTKKLFDGKSQKKFSQAVNNVGKRKLDMLEASYDEADLRVPPSNRFEHLKGDLKGFCSIRINEQYRIVFRFENSNAYDVYIDDYHK is encoded by the coding sequence ATGATAAAATCTTTTAAGTGTAAATATACAAAAAAGCTGTTTGACGGCAAAAGTCAAAAAAAGTTTTCACAAGCTGTTAACAATGTCGGTAAAAGAAAGCTTGATATGTTGGAAGCTTCTTATGATGAAGCTGACCTTAGAGTTCCGCCGTCAAACAGGTTTGAACACTTAAAAGGCGATTTAAAAGGGTTTTGTAGCATCAGGATAAATGAGCAATATAGGATTGTTTTTAGGTTTGAAAATTCCAATGCTTATGATGTATATATAGATGATTATCACAAATAA
- a CDS encoding HigA family addiction module antitoxin: MLDIRPSTHPGVILREEFATPLNLTQAKLSEDLNVGIKTLSELYNEKRGITSLMALKLAEYFGTTPHFWMNLQNAYDLYKTYEKEKNNIKNIAHCAA; this comes from the coding sequence ATGTTAGATATAAGACCAAGTACACATCCGGGTGTTATTCTAAGAGAAGAGTTTGCAACTCCGTTGAACTTAACTCAGGCTAAATTATCTGAAGACTTGAATGTAGGTATTAAAACTTTAAGTGAGTTGTATAATGAAAAAAGAGGCATCACTTCTCTTATGGCTTTGAAACTAGCAGAGTATTTTGGAACGACTCCACATTTTTGGATGAACTTACAAAATGCCTATGATTTGTACAAGACATATGAGAAAGAAAAAAATAATATAAAAAACATAGCACATTGTGCAGCTTAG
- a CDS encoding bifunctional riboflavin kinase/FAD synthetase, with translation MKNSTAIAIGGFDGMHIGHQHLFAELGEQGSIVVIETGYANLTPKKEREHFSKYPIMYLQLDEIRHLDAIGFIELLQSKFPNLEKIVVGYDFHFGKDRKYNFDDLKELFTGEVKVVDEVSLNGDSIHSHKIRAKLGIGDIKGANAFLGHNYTIRGVRESGQGIGKKELVATINLSCKDGFLLPKEGVYVTLTRIDNEEHYHPSVSFVGHRVTTDGSFAVESHILEGEVGNVEKASISFVSFIRDNKKFDSIDELKKAIKSDIAIASKELKLLQL, from the coding sequence ATGAAAAATAGCACAGCTATTGCCATAGGTGGGTTTGACGGGATGCATATAGGACATCAGCATCTATTTGCAGAGTTAGGTGAGCAGGGGAGTATTGTCGTTATTGAAACAGGGTATGCAAACCTGACTCCCAAAAAAGAGCGTGAACATTTTAGTAAATATCCTATAATGTATTTGCAACTTGATGAAATACGTCATCTGGATGCAATAGGCTTTATAGAGCTATTACAAAGTAAATTTCCAAATTTAGAAAAAATAGTAGTAGGTTATGATTTTCACTTTGGAAAAGATAGAAAATATAACTTTGACGATTTAAAAGAACTTTTTACGGGAGAGGTAAAAGTAGTTGATGAGGTTTCATTAAACGGGGATTCTATTCACTCTCACAAGATTCGTGCAAAACTGGGCATCGGAGATATAAAAGGCGCAAATGCATTTTTAGGTCATAACTATACTATACGCGGTGTAAGAGAAAGCGGTCAAGGGATAGGTAAAAAGGAACTTGTTGCAACTATAAATCTTTCATGTAAAGACGGTTTTTTATTACCAAAAGAGGGAGTTTATGTTACTTTGACGCGTATAGATAATGAAGAACATTACCATCCTTCCGTTAGTTTTGTAGGGCATCGGGTAACAACTGACGGTAGTTTTGCCGTAGAGAGCCATATACTTGAGGGTGAAGTAGGAAATGTGGAAAAAGCAAGTATAAGTTTTGTCTCTTTTATAAGGGATAATAAAAAATTTGACTCTATAGATGAGCTCAAAAAAGCAATTAAGAGCGATATAGCTATTGCTTCAAAAGAATTAAAGTTATTACAATTATGA
- a CDS encoding tRNA pseudouridine(13) synthase TruD translates to MRKREYLDSVGDIDFKFYQTQDDFIVDEIPSIEFKGKGNSLVVHVKKTEMTTWDMIAAFSEYLAIPAQKIGYAGLKDKHATTTQYISVDVSYEKMIKQFYHKQIEVLDITRHSTGIRMGDLAGNRFSINLFEVDNIDAGRIEKCARKISKNGLPNYFGFQRFGRDSDSFKQARDMLSGEIFVEDAKIKNFLISIYQSEFFNQWLRERVEISQNENNGKFKLLEGDVYVDVKGKLSTPKIIPIKEFEAKKLTPTGLLCGRDVFRARDEALEIEAKYDDEFLQEKGYRREALIYPKDIECKYVKKQTMLNISFTLPKGSYATVFLESIADKNYSAKDVKKK, encoded by the coding sequence ATGAGAAAAAGAGAATATTTAGACAGTGTCGGCGATATCGACTTCAAATTTTACCAAACACAAGATGATTTTATAGTCGATGAAATTCCATCTATAGAGTTTAAAGGTAAAGGAAACTCACTGGTAGTTCACGTAAAAAAGACAGAAATGACTACATGGGATATGATAGCCGCTTTTTCAGAGTATCTAGCAATTCCTGCTCAAAAGATAGGATATGCCGGTTTAAAAGATAAACACGCAACTACCACCCAGTATATATCTGTAGATGTTTCGTATGAGAAAATGATTAAACAGTTTTATCATAAACAGATAGAGGTTTTGGATATAACTCGTCACTCTACGGGAATAAGAATGGGAGATTTAGCAGGGAACAGGTTTAGCATCAACCTTTTTGAAGTTGATAATATAGATGCAGGTCGTATTGAGAAGTGTGCCAGAAAAATATCCAAAAACGGTCTTCCAAATTATTTCGGTTTTCAGCGTTTTGGACGTGACAGCGACAGTTTTAAACAAGCACGTGATATGTTAAGCGGTGAGATATTTGTAGAAGATGCAAAAATAAAGAACTTTTTGATATCAATATACCAAAGTGAGTTTTTTAACCAGTGGTTACGTGAACGTGTCGAGATAAGTCAAAATGAGAATAACGGAAAATTTAAGTTGTTAGAGGGTGATGTATATGTAGATGTTAAAGGTAAACTCTCAACACCGAAAATTATTCCTATAAAAGAGTTTGAGGCAAAAAAACTGACTCCAACTGGACTTTTATGCGGTCGTGATGTTTTTCGTGCTCGTGATGAAGCTTTAGAGATAGAAGCTAAGTATGACGATGAGTTTTTACAAGAGAAAGGTTACAGAAGAGAAGCACTTATTTACCCAAAAGATATAGAGTGCAAATATGTCAAAAAACAGACAATGTTAAATATATCTTTCACTCTTCCTAAAGGCTCATACGCTACGGTTTTCTTAGAATCAATAGCAGATAAAAACTACTCTGCAAAAGATGTAAAGAAAAAGTAG
- a CDS encoding transglycosylase SLT domain-containing protein, which yields MFRILLLLSVGKLLCADVSKKQLEVLQTVRDVARTISDNQGETYENTLSAICLTESSGGVHILGDVKKGTDITKASLGALQIQLATAKHIAKLTPSLNHLLKLSDTKLATLLLTDVKTSTKIAAHLLVRLKHSRKKYFNMVSGYNGGYSNAPYYKRVKKNLNLVYKLVKKNLLQ from the coding sequence TTGTTTAGAATATTATTATTGTTAAGTGTAGGAAAATTATTGTGTGCGGATGTTTCAAAAAAACAGCTTGAAGTATTACAAACTGTTAGAGATGTCGCTAGAACAATTTCAGATAATCAAGGTGAAACATACGAGAATACTTTAAGTGCTATTTGTCTTACTGAGAGCAGTGGTGGCGTCCATATACTCGGTGATGTGAAAAAAGGTACTGACATTACTAAGGCATCTTTGGGAGCTTTACAGATTCAGTTAGCTACGGCAAAGCATATTGCAAAACTGACACCCTCACTTAATCATCTGTTAAAACTAAGCGATACAAAATTGGCAACGCTTTTGTTGACAGATGTAAAGACTTCTACTAAAATCGCAGCACACTTGTTAGTTAGATTAAAACACAGTAGAAAAAAGTATTTTAACATGGTAAGCGGTTATAACGGAGGATATTCAAATGCTCCTTACTATAAACGCGTGAAAAAAAATCTAAATCTAGTTTATAAACTTGTAAAGAAAAATTTACTTCAATAA
- a CDS encoding HD domain-containing phosphohydrolase, with amino-acid sequence MSSRVKFLNKITYIVVFVWTFIMFVAGFVLVYKNYEYANVLAKHEAVVSVKKDLAYRSWVASHGGVYVPITEKTPPNPYLSHIPNRDVNTSDNQQLTLMNPAYTLSQMMQDYSQLYGTKGHITSSILMNPKNKPDEWEAEQLNIIEKTKKPSYKKAVIEGKEFFRYISPLQTKESCLKCHAFQGYKVGDIRGGVSVSIPMQKYYEEAYSLSSINVLIIFLIYLLGLFLISYGRKKAKEILKNKIKDYEQHIFSLVNIIEKRDSYTAGHTQRVANYSTAIAKEMGFKEDVIDDLYRACMLHDIGKISTPDSILLKPGSLTSLEYEIIKEHVVVSYELLSKVDIYKNIAEIVRHHHEHYNGAGYPNGLKGSEIPILSQIMTVADAFDAMTTNRIYKSRKSVKDAIVELNDLSQKQFNPKIVKAASKALKNIKVETTITQRPKTKIEKERFSYFYRDQVCGVYNTSYLELVLTYNHTDEFDVKCINVINLHNFNQYNQQNSWTKGDRLLKKFAQRLLKINTSDFVFRIHGDDFVIINKTHFTLDDKLSSLEEILEDTGIYITYKHFDIEEDDIKNTNDLEKLLQV; translated from the coding sequence ATGAGTAGCAGAGTAAAGTTTTTAAATAAAATTACTTATATTGTTGTATTTGTATGGACATTTATAATGTTTGTAGCAGGTTTTGTACTTGTGTACAAAAACTATGAATATGCAAACGTCCTAGCAAAACACGAAGCTGTAGTCAGTGTAAAAAAAGACTTGGCATATCGTTCTTGGGTTGCTTCCCATGGAGGCGTGTACGTACCAATAACTGAAAAAACTCCGCCAAATCCTTATTTGTCTCATATACCAAACAGAGATGTAAACACTTCTGACAACCAACAACTTACCCTAATGAATCCGGCTTATACTTTGTCTCAGATGATGCAAGACTATTCACAACTTTACGGGACAAAAGGTCATATTACCAGCAGTATATTGATGAACCCTAAAAACAAACCTGATGAATGGGAAGCAGAACAACTAAATATAATAGAAAAAACAAAAAAGCCTAGCTATAAAAAAGCAGTTATAGAAGGCAAAGAATTTTTTAGATATATAAGTCCTCTTCAAACAAAAGAATCTTGCTTAAAATGTCATGCTTTTCAAGGTTATAAAGTCGGTGATATTAGAGGTGGAGTTTCCGTATCTATACCTATGCAAAAGTATTATGAAGAGGCATATTCTTTATCTTCAATAAATGTACTTATAATTTTTCTTATATATCTTTTAGGGTTGTTTTTGATCTCATATGGACGAAAAAAAGCAAAAGAAATTTTAAAAAATAAGATTAAAGATTATGAACAGCATATTTTTTCTTTAGTAAACATAATAGAAAAACGAGACAGTTATACGGCAGGACATACACAAAGAGTAGCAAACTACTCTACGGCTATAGCAAAAGAGATGGGTTTTAAAGAGGATGTTATAGATGATTTGTACAGAGCATGTATGCTTCATGATATAGGAAAAATTTCTACACCGGATTCAATACTTTTAAAGCCCGGCTCATTAACAAGTCTTGAATATGAAATAATCAAAGAACATGTTGTCGTCAGTTACGAACTTTTAAGTAAGGTGGATATCTATAAAAATATTGCTGAAATTGTACGCCATCATCATGAGCATTATAACGGTGCAGGTTATCCAAATGGCCTCAAAGGTAGTGAAATACCTATATTGTCTCAAATAATGACTGTAGCTGATGCATTTGACGCTATGACTACTAACAGAATATATAAATCTAGAAAAAGTGTCAAAGATGCCATTGTTGAACTTAATGACTTATCGCAAAAGCAGTTTAATCCAAAAATAGTAAAAGCAGCTAGCAAGGCATTGAAAAATATAAAAGTAGAAACTACAATAACACAAAGACCAAAAACGAAAATAGAAAAAGAAAGATTTTCATACTTTTACAGAGACCAAGTGTGTGGAGTATATAATACCTCGTACTTAGAGCTTGTTTTGACATATAATCATACGGATGAGTTTGATGTTAAGTGCATAAATGTAATAAATTTGCATAACTTTAACCAGTATAATCAACAAAACAGCTGGACTAAGGGTGATAGACTGCTTAAAAAATTTGCCCAAAGACTTTTAAAAATAAATACAAGTGATTTTGTCTTTAGAATTCACGGTGATGATTTTGTTATTATAAATAAAACACATTTTACACTTGATGATAAGCTTTCGTCTTTAGAAGAGATTTTAGAGGATACCGGAATTTATATTACATACAAACATTTTGATATAGAAGAAGACGATATTAAAAATACAAATGATTTAGAAAAACTACTTCAAGTATAA
- a CDS encoding porin, with protein MKKWILPFLLLMFSSLYGDWTDKVTINGYFNFEFEEHIKGDKHWRSDEYASFDSDMIDIVLNVNATDRLRLAVDFTWEHGSQSEIDKGNVGYEYAFAEYTLSDKLRIRAGKMFTPFGIYNEIHTAKPSTIILKEPNPTNKMYFISNDEYEQTMLYPRWGTGVALLGNDMIFGMSYDYILQVTNGDLTYGVNKNEYDKDDNNQKAITARVRVDLTDDLQIGASAYHDKMIHYDSSSNALGNMVVDSQGLQLIWHINDDFRLEAEYMTGTLDVEGIKSFRRSGFSILPSYFITDIVNLYFLYSKADPNHDVSKNSVVNYAPGVNIEVDDNMFIKMDYYNVESEVNNPLFGGKDYSEIRAALAIGF; from the coding sequence ATGAAAAAATGGATTTTACCGTTTTTGTTACTGATGTTTTCTTCTCTATATGGGGATTGGACAGACAAAGTAACCATAAACGGTTATTTTAATTTCGAGTTTGAAGAACATATCAAAGGAGATAAACACTGGCGTTCGGATGAGTATGCTTCATTTGATTCAGATATGATAGATATTGTTTTAAACGTAAATGCGACGGATCGCCTGCGTCTTGCAGTAGATTTTACTTGGGAACATGGAAGCCAAAGTGAAATCGATAAAGGTAACGTAGGTTACGAATATGCATTTGCTGAATATACATTAAGTGATAAGCTAAGAATCCGTGCAGGAAAAATGTTTACGCCTTTTGGTATATATAATGAAATACACACTGCAAAACCATCAACAATAATTCTTAAAGAACCAAATCCGACAAACAAGATGTATTTTATATCCAATGACGAATATGAACAGACGATGCTTTACCCTCGTTGGGGAACCGGTGTAGCATTGCTTGGTAACGATATGATATTTGGGATGAGTTACGATTATATACTACAAGTTACAAACGGTGATTTAACTTATGGAGTAAATAAAAATGAATACGACAAAGACGATAACAATCAAAAAGCGATAACTGCACGTGTAAGGGTTGATTTAACAGATGATTTACAAATAGGTGCATCTGCATATCATGATAAAATGATTCATTATGATTCTTCTAGTAATGCTCTTGGAAATATGGTAGTAGATTCTCAAGGTTTACAACTAATCTGGCATATAAATGACGACTTTCGTTTAGAAGCAGAGTATATGACGGGAACTTTAGACGTAGAAGGGATAAAATCGTTTAGACGAAGCGGTTTTAGTATTTTACCAAGTTACTTTATTACCGATATTGTGAATCTATATTTTTTATATTCAAAAGCAGATCCAAATCACGATGTTAGTAAAAATAGCGTTGTAAATTATGCACCCGGAGTAAATATAGAAGTTGATGACAATATGTTTATCAAAATGGATTATTACAATGTTGAATCAGAAGTTAATAATCCACTCTTTGGCGGAAAAGACTATAGCGAAATCAGAGCCGCTTTAGCTATCGGGTTTTAG
- a CDS encoding EAL domain-containing protein, which translates to MTKLFFAGVFISVVPLFIYQYISFEQSSKTLQLTYAKELKHKTELTTLLINQAISHRSSDLNIIAGGVGELLSLKNYKTIEKQFNNLALNKNDVNSLTLLDKEARVLIASDKSRKNISSEVRNILTTYKSSAINEVYLSELVTNNDEAYIYMIKKMIDYDYFLVIEINIKNIDLLLSNFDDEVNGDKAIYIIDKNNNIIISSDKTKKIMASFTDIDKLNSQNELDDRIFHFKDFENEDVIASYDEISKFGFSEALGWKIIASIPISVINKDVSKSLAINKKVSILIVIITFLILTLLSRNIVKSIQKVVDVANKISSGDYSARVEDKNTTTEFNTLLIALNSMADKIQNRTNKLEEQKLLLENLAHYDTLTQIPNRVLFKDRIEQAIAKAKRHKNKFALFYIDLDEFKHINDSFGHDMGDEILKVIVLRINTVLRKEDTFARLGGDEFTIILEELQDINSITVIADKIIDTIKKPIDINGNVFKVSTSIGISIYPKDATDKSNLIKYSDIAMYKAKSMGKDNYQFYSEDMSNYSYNRIKMKQSLDFALENNEFEVYYQPQINAKTNELSGMEALIRWNHPEDGYIAPLDFLPLAEEIGMIIEIDQWVMKTAMKQMLIWNEQGYNPVILSLNLSIKHLQHENFVSMLKSNLEETGCKPEWIELEVTESHIMSNYEESIAKLKEINKLGIRISMDDFGTGYSSLSHLKLLPIDKLKIDKSFVNDIPEDEEDVAIIKAIIALCKSLDLTVLAEGVETDKQSGFLVENGCSYIQGYLYGKPQSNKDFERNFLKS; encoded by the coding sequence ATGACTAAGCTATTTTTTGCAGGTGTTTTTATATCTGTTGTTCCACTATTTATATATCAGTATATTAGTTTTGAACAAAGCAGTAAAACACTACAATTAACTTATGCCAAAGAGTTAAAACATAAAACTGAATTAACAACCCTACTTATCAATCAAGCAATTTCACACCGCTCTTCTGATTTAAATATTATTGCCGGAGGAGTCGGTGAATTACTGAGTTTAAAAAACTATAAAACAATAGAAAAACAGTTTAATAATTTAGCATTGAATAAAAACGACGTAAATTCTTTGACACTCTTAGATAAGGAAGCTAGGGTACTTATAGCCAGTGACAAATCAAGAAAAAATATTTCATCGGAAGTAAGAAATATTTTAACAACTTATAAATCCTCCGCTATAAATGAAGTATATTTATCCGAACTTGTAACAAATAATGATGAAGCATATATATACATGATAAAAAAAATGATTGATTATGATTATTTTTTGGTTATTGAGATAAATATAAAAAATATTGATTTATTATTGTCAAATTTTGATGATGAAGTAAATGGAGATAAAGCTATATATATTATTGATAAAAATAACAATATTATAATAAGCAGCGACAAAACAAAAAAAATTATGGCATCTTTTACAGATATCGATAAACTAAATTCACAAAACGAACTTGATGATAGAATTTTTCACTTTAAAGATTTTGAAAATGAAGACGTAATTGCTTCATACGATGAAATTTCAAAGTTTGGATTTAGTGAAGCACTAGGCTGGAAAATTATTGCATCTATACCTATAAGCGTGATAAACAAAGATGTTAGTAAATCTTTGGCAATAAATAAAAAAGTAAGTATTTTAATTGTTATTATCACCTTTTTGATTTTAACTTTACTTTCTAGAAATATTGTAAAATCAATTCAAAAGGTTGTTGATGTAGCAAATAAGATCAGTAGTGGAGATTATTCTGCACGAGTAGAGGATAAAAATACGACTACGGAATTTAATACTCTTTTAATTGCACTTAACTCTATGGCAGACAAAATACAAAATCGTACAAATAAGCTTGAAGAACAAAAACTTTTACTTGAAAACTTGGCACATTACGATACTTTGACACAGATACCAAACAGAGTTTTATTTAAAGACAGAATAGAACAAGCTATAGCAAAAGCTAAACGTCATAAAAATAAATTTGCTCTTTTTTATATAGATTTGGATGAATTTAAACATATCAATGACTCGTTTGGTCACGATATGGGAGATGAAATTTTAAAAGTCATAGTGCTTAGAATAAATACCGTACTAAGAAAAGAAGATACTTTTGCAAGATTAGGAGGAGACGAGTTTACTATCATACTTGAAGAATTGCAAGATATAAACTCCATTACTGTAATAGCCGATAAAATTATAGATACGATAAAAAAACCTATAGATATTAACGGAAATGTTTTTAAAGTCTCTACAAGTATCGGTATAAGTATATATCCAAAAGATGCAACGGATAAATCAAATTTAATTAAGTATTCCGATATAGCTATGTACAAGGCAAAAAGTATGGGTAAGGATAATTACCAGTTTTATTCTGAAGATATGAGTAACTACAGTTACAATAGAATCAAAATGAAACAAAGTCTTGATTTTGCTTTAGAAAATAACGAATTTGAAGTATATTACCAACCGCAGATTAATGCCAAAACAAATGAATTAAGTGGAATGGAAGCACTAATAAGATGGAATCATCCTGAGGATGGATATATCGCACCTTTAGATTTTCTTCCTCTTGCCGAAGAGATTGGGATGATTATAGAAATTGATCAGTGGGTTATGAAAACTGCCATGAAGCAGATGCTTATTTGGAATGAACAAGGATATAATCCGGTGATCTTATCTTTAAACCTCTCTATAAAGCATCTGCAACATGAAAACTTTGTAAGTATGTTAAAAAGTAATTTGGAAGAAACAGGATGCAAACCTGAATGGATTGAACTTGAAGTGACCGAGAGTCATATTATGAGTAATTATGAAGAATCTATTGCCAAATTAAAAGAGATAAATAAATTGGGTATAAGAATATCCATGGATGATTTTGGAACAGGCTACTCATCACTCTCACACTTAAAGCTTCTACCGATAGATAAACTTAAAATTGATAAATCGTTTGTAAACGACATACCTGAGGATGAAGAAGACGTAGCAATTATAAAGGCTATAATCGCATTATGCAAAAGTCTGGATCTTACAGTTTTAGCTGAAGGTGTAGAAACTGACAAACAGAGTGGATTTTTAGTTGAAAACGGTTGTAGCTACATTCAAGGGTACTTATATGGAAAGCCTCAATCAAACAAGGATTTTGAAAGAAATTTTTTAAAGAGTTAA
- a CDS encoding DUF6858 family protein, producing the protein MKKTVFMDKYPVNSMELQKNEISQKTINEVLEYFKTKIEAHPISTFISIFDHYEHTKSLKGEINKDILDAKNIVFCFGAALPNTKMLAARPRSIGIAELDDKFTIDFIDAPNETLNEVMITWCKELKTK; encoded by the coding sequence ATGAAAAAAACTGTATTTATGGACAAATACCCCGTAAATTCTATGGAATTACAAAAAAATGAAATTTCTCAAAAAACTATCAATGAAGTTTTAGAGTATTTTAAAACTAAAATAGAGGCACATCCTATATCTACTTTTATATCTATATTTGACCATTATGAGCATACAAAATCACTTAAGGGTGAGATAAATAAAGATATATTAGATGCAAAAAATATTGTTTTTTGTTTTGGTGCAGCACTGCCAAATACAAAGATGTTGGCTGCAAGACCAAGAAGCATAGGTATAGCCGAACTAGATGACAAATTTACAATAGATTTTATTGATGCTCCAAATGAAACACTAAATGAAGTTATGATTACTTGGTGTAAAGAGTTAAAAACTAAATAA
- a CDS encoding Hsp20/alpha crystallin family protein — protein sequence MLLTQYNPFKELRDLESKLFSSRDLSTEDSVMNFTPKVNTREGEYAYHIDVDLPGVKKEDIKVDVKDNILVISGERSHKEEVKEEDYYRIESNFGKFTRSFTIPDNTDIENIEAKSDNGILEVVIPKVEPIDTTKSISVK from the coding sequence ATGTTATTAACACAATACAATCCATTTAAAGAACTTAGAGATTTAGAGAGTAAACTTTTTAGCAGTCGTGATTTAAGCACTGAAGACAGTGTTATGAACTTTACTCCTAAAGTTAACACCCGTGAGGGAGAATATGCCTATCATATAGATGTTGATTTACCGGGTGTAAAAAAAGAAGACATCAAAGTAGATGTTAAAGATAATATTCTCGTTATCAGTGGTGAGAGAAGTCATAAAGAAGAAGTCAAAGAGGAAGATTATTATCGTATCGAGAGTAACTTCGGAAAATTCACAAGAAGCTTTACTATCCCTGATAATACGGATATTGAAAATATCGAAGCTAAAAGCGATAACGGTATATTAGAGGTTGTAATACCAAAAGTAGAACCTATAGACACTACGAAATCTATTTCGGTGAAGTAA